GTCAATCATGAATTATCCCCTTCACAAGAACGAAATTTGGAACGTTTATTTGAGTGCCGAGTAGTTGATCGCAGCGGTTTGATTCTCGATATCTTTGCTCAGCGCGCACGAACGTTTGAAGGGAAATTGCAAGTCGAGTTGGCTCAATTACAGCATTTATCAACGCGTTTAATCCGTGGTTGGACTCATTTGGAACGCCAAAAAGGGGGTATCGGATTACGGGGCCCTGGTGAAACGCAATTAGAAACCGACCGTCGATTATTGCGTGAGCGCATCAAATACATTAATAAGCGTTTGGAAAAAGTCCGCAGCAATCGAGATCAAAACCGTCAGGCTAGACGCAAAGCTTCTTTACTCACTGTGTCTCTAGTTGGTTATACCAATGCCGGTAAATCTACTTTGTTCAATGCATTAACAGGGGAAAGCATTTATGTGGCGGATCAGTTGTTTGCGACATTAGATCCTACGATGCGTCAACTCAATTTACCGGGCTCTTCTTCCGTGATTTTAACCGATACTGTCGGATTTATTCGTGATTTACCGCATCAATTAGTCGAGGCATTTCGTGCAACCTTAGAAGAGACTCAACAAGCGGATTTATTGCTGCACGTGATCGATATTTCTGATCCTCATTGGCGAGATAACGTTTTTTCAGTGCAACAGGTTTTGGATGAGTTAGGAGTGCATGATATTCCTATCCTTCTGGTATTTAATAAAATTGATTTAAAAGAAGGGTATCAGCCTAAGGTAGATTATCAGGAAGGGAAATGTAAAGTATGGATCTCCGCGGCATCCAATTTGGGACTGGATTTACTCAAAGAAGCAATTAGCACCCAATTGCATGGAGCCGTTCTTATTGAAAACGTAGTGCTGAAAGCAACCCAGGCAAAACTACGGGCACAACTCTATGAATTAGGTTCCGTTTTAAACGAATCGCATAATGAAGATGGTGATTGGTTATTGAAAATTCGCATTACTCAGGAACAAAAACAACGTTTGTTTGTGGAAAATACCTCATCCCGGACGGAGTGAGGGATCTCCATGATCTGGTGTGAACTGGATACGCTACAAAGAGCCTCTAATTAGAAGATCCTACGCCGTACCCCCGCAGGATGAGCGGTTCGTACAATATTTTATGCTTTTTTTATTGCTGTATCTAAGGTTTTTATATCTTGGCCGCCATAGAGCGTATCAACGAGCTCTCCTTTGGGGTTAATCACAAAGGTCACTGGCACGCCAATAATGTCGCCTAATCCTAAAGCAAGTGCCGGATCGGAAGCGAGTGAGGGATATAGAATATTGAATTTTTGAATGAGCTTTTTTTGTTTATGTATGGGTAGGCCATCATAATTTACGGCGAATAATACAATGGGGTCTTTTTCATGTTTTTGATAAAAGCGGTTTAATTCAGGAATTTCATCAATACAGGTTTTACACCAACCCGCCCAATAATTAATAAGTACCCACTTTCCTTTTAGAGAAGAAAAAGGGATGGTTTTGCCAAGGGTATCTTTAAGAAGAACATCTGCCTGGCTTAGGGATGCGACGCTCATTAAGATAAATGCGACAAATAAGTTCTTTATTTTTGAGTTCATAGTTATCTCATGCAGTATTCGGAAGCTATTCCATTCTATTGTAAGTGTTCATAGGAAAAAATATTTTTTTGGTACTATAACAAAAAAAGTGCTTAAAATCGCTCGGATTAAACGAATTAATTGATGCAAACCAGGCTACAATGATGCTCGCATAGAATTAGAGCATTAGAGTAGATCATGAGTAGATAATTTGGGTATGATGAAGGCCTTTCAAAAAGGCTGAGCTCCTATGGCAAAACTCTATTTTTATTTTGCAGCAATGAATGCAGGAAAAAGCACGGTTCTCTTGCAATCAAGTTACAATTATCGTGAACGTGGAATGAATACCCTATTATTTACGCCATCCATAGATAATCGATATCAACATGGTGCAGTTCATTCTCGTATTGGTTTATCGGAACAAGCTTTTATTTTTAATCCAGATGACGATTTGTACCAACATGTCCTAGCCCAAGAAAAGGAGTATGCGTGCATTTTGGTTGATGAAGCCCAGTTTTTAACACGTGCCCAAGTTTATCAATTAACGGAAATTACTGATCAACTAGGGATCCCCGTTCTTAGCTATGGATTGCGTACTGATTTTCGCGGGGAGCTATTTGAGGGAAGCCAATATCTTTTGGCGTGGGCTGATGAGCTTGTTGAGCTCAAAACCATCTGTCATTGCGGACGTAAAGCAACGATGAATCTACGCTTAAATGCTCATGGTGAGGTAATCTCTGAAGGTGATCAAGTCATAATCGGTGGTAATGATATGTATTCATCGACGTGTAGAATCCATTTTAAGCAGGGAGAACCAGGAATTACGCGAACGATAAATGAAGCATCCATGGAGCGTGTTTGAGCAACGAATTCTCGCTATTCCCTAAGGGTATAGTTACTTATACAGGATTATTGCATTTCATTCCGGTTGCAATAAGATTTATAATTGCATGGTACTATCAAGTCCTTGCGAAAAAACTGCTTTTTTATTCGGATTTGATTCAATTATCGATGCTGCATAGTCAATGAGATCTGGAGAGCCAATGGCAATTTCATTAGGAACACTTTGTAATACCATGGTTTCTTCAGTCGCTTCATAACCTTCAATAAGTTTTTGGTACTTGGCAGAACCCATTAGAGTAGAAGCATCTGTAAGCGTTAAAATTCTACGGTCAGCCGGTATTAGTCCTAATTTGAGTGCGCGTTCATTCATTTTTTCGAATTGCTTGGGGAACATCGCACCTTCAGCGGTGGCCGTTGAAGAGACCTCTATTGACATAATTCTTGGTCGGTAGTCGGGGTTTATCACCGTTGTCGTTTCTATTTCCGAAGCCTTGATAAATCCATTTAGTCCTTTCAACAAACGCCCAGCAGCTCCTTGTACAAGGACTATGCTATGCACATCTGTATCAAATCTTGGACGCCAATCATCTTCTTTTGTTGCTCCCAAAATTGCTGTTGTTTCATTATTTCCCTGAGCTAAATCAAAAATATCTTCAACCCTTCGAAACTCCCCAGGTTCTTGTTGTCCATTAAGCAGTTTTTGATAATATTGAAATGCTTCAATATCGATATGTCTTGCTGTTTGCGGACGAATATAAACACAGGGTAAACACATGGAGGCAATGGCTCCTTTCGCGCTGATAAGTTGAAACCCAATCATATATTCTTTAACGGTGTGTGGATCGGGTGAGGTCGAAAGAAATGCACTACTTTTAGGGTCATGGATGAATTGAGCGATATTTAAAATAAAAGGTCTTGAGGCATAGATCCCAGAACCAAGTCTTCCATCTGTCGCAATACATAGCGGCTCTTTAAATCCAGACATCCCGCGATGAACCTTTTTTTCGGGTAATATATGACACAGCTCAGAGTAATTCATCGTTGCTTTTTTAACGGGCACATGCTCCATAGCTGCTATAGGTTGCGCTTGGGCAGCGTTAAAAAGTTTTCCTACTCCGCCACGATTGGAAACCAGCTTATGAAGCACATGGCGGCATGGACTTGGTCTTATGCTTCTCACAACTCGCTGTGCTTTGCTTAACATAATTGGCTCCTTCATTCCACTGCAAGAGAATGTGGTAATTTTAATTAAACTGCTTATTTTGTAAGCATAGCAGAAAATAATTTGTTTAAAAAATGGACCGATCTGGGTCGGCTTGTATTATGTGATGCCGGGTCTTAGTCCCAACTTACAGAAGTCTTGGAAACAGGAGCTTTGGCCAATAATGATGTTTATAAACGCAGCGAATGAGCAGTTATTGTTGGTGGGGTATCTAGTTTTCCAATAGTTTGTGGTGATTCTTCAGCTGAATAATCTACGACTAGCGATAACATTTTGTTAGATAATGCGCACCCGATGCTTAGCCTGAGTATCTTCAGGCTAAGATTATCGGGCTCTCTTGGCTAAGGTGTACAATTTTGAGCTGGCAAGTCTTCTGCCTCTATCTTGTCTACCGAATAGTTAAAAAATACTTTTGGTGACCAAGGGGGATGGTTTTTTAGCAGATGCTGCTTCTACTGATACTGAAGATTCTATTTCTTTTGTTGCAAGTGGATCCACCGGCACAGAAGCAAGGGTCTGCAGCGCCTGATTTCGCTCCATGACCTTTTTTATCTGCAGTAAATCCGGTAACAATTCAAAAATGAGTTCAATAATTTTTGGCGCCAATACTTTTTGATGTTGAAATGCAGAGGGCGAATTTTTGTTTAAATTTATTTCTTGGGTTTCTGTTAAAGGATCTCCGTGCTCTATATAATTTCTCAAATTTCTTAATGCCTCGTAGCCTACCGTTAACTGTTTTGAACTATGGGCTTCCGCGTACCCTTTAATTGTATCGAGATGCTGTAAAAGTTGTCCGGCATTATATTCTAGAGCATCACTTAATTGATGGTTAGAAACCAATAATTGGACCAGATCAGCGCCTCCCTGTCTGGCATGATATAAATCCCAGCTTTTCAAATTTTTATGAGGCTGACCGATAACAAGGTAACCTGCTTCCACTAAAAATTCTTGCATGTTGTTTAAAGCTTCAATGGCCGCATCGACTCTTTTCAGTGGAGTAAGCATATGTTCCCGAACTGGAGATGCCATAAGTTGCTTGGCAAGTTCACGTATATGGTCTAGTCCAATAAAAATACTTTCCCTGGCCGCTTTTCGTAACGCGGCTTCATTTTGTTCTTGCAATCGTTTTTGTTGCCGCTCAACTGCCGTAGTGCGTGGTTTTGAGGTGGCATTCGTGAGTATTTGCGCCATTCTCTTATATTGTGACTCATACTCGGTTTTTTTGAACTTAGAGAAGGGTTGTAAAAGTTCCCCTATTCTTTTTTTACTCAGTATCTCTGCTGTGCCATCAAAAAGTGTCTGACATTCTGTAATCATTTCTTGTAGATTAGGAATAGTAATCATTTGTTTGAGTAATTCAGATTTGAGTAATTCAAGGAGTATAAAAAACTCATCTTCTTCTTGTTGGGGTATTCGGCGTTCAGGAGCTTCAACAACAACTTCTTGTTTGCTTTTGGCTTTTTCTTGCGCCACTTGAAAACGTTCTTGTTCTGCTTTTAGGACACTCGCCCAAAATTCTTTAGGATTCTCTTTATAGGCGCCATAAACTTTTTGACGTGATGCAATAAACTTTTGCGCTCTTTTAAATAGGCTGTACATTTCAACGGAAGCTATTGTTTCCAGCTTGTCTTTATCTTTTAGTAAGTTATCAATAATAAATTTATTATTCCCTTCATCTTGGTGACAAATGCCATCACGAAGGGTGATTAATGCCCGAAAATCAATTGTTTCATCAAATTCGGTAAAGTCAGATTTTTTTCCGGTTAACAATTCTCCAATGCGCTGAAATCTTCGTAGCAGCGCATGTTGTCCTGCTTTCGTCGACAGGTCGATTCTGCGGCGATATTGTACTTCAGGAGGTAGGGTCGTAAATAAAACTTTTACGCCGGATAATCCGGATAAAGTATTTACTTTGTCCAGATCATAGACTTCTCCTTCGGTGTAATTCACTAGATTCAGTAAGTCAATTAAGTATTTAGTTTCCAAAAAGTAGCGAGTTATTGCTTTTACATTAGGTAAAATCAGTGGTTTATCCACTGTGGGGGTTTCGGGTTTAAGTTCTTTAGTGAGCAGAGATCTAAAAAATTGATTTAAAGCATTTATCTCATGCAATACAGAAGGTATTGCTTCTTCAACGAGCTCTTCTCTGTCCGAATTCTCTAGAAACAGCGAGTTCTCGGCATCATCAAAACGCAAATCAGTTATTTTTTTTTCTAAGGCGAAATGAAAAACCATTTCCGGGGTTGTTTTTGCTGTTGCACCACCAAGTTGTTCCAGCGTTATCCAGCTTAAAGGTTCAAGTTGCGTCTTATATCTGCTGCGCAAAGATCCTGATAAGTTACTAATAATGATAGAAAATCTATTAATGTTCTCTCTTATATAATCAATACGTCGATAATAGAGCACTTCCCTTTCGAAAGGACTCAGTTTGCAATCAACTAAAGAAGAGTCGTTTAAATTATTATGATATTGCTGCAGATGTCTTAAGATGTGTAAAAGGCATATGAGACGTTTAACATCGAATTGTGCATTTTCTTGGTCAGTAAGAAATGAGTTTTTTAAAGGGAGCTCCTTAAATAAAGCATTAATCGATTCACGATCCTTTTTATATTGCGCATTTTCATGACTTGCGATTTTATAAACCGCATTAGCGATTAATTGCATCCAAACTGGTTTTAGAAATTTATTTGCATTGGCATTCGCCTTTTCCAGCAGAAAATGGAGCGTATAATTTTGATTCGTTATTGTATAATCGATAGGGCCCAGGCCATTTTCTTTAATGTCGACATCCAAAAAAAGAGCTTCTCTGTTTCTTATCAATACAGCCAATAGCTCGGTAAGAATGGTATCTTGCGGGTTGCAATTTTTGCACCCGTATAAAAGCGCTTTGCTATATTGTTTTTTATGAATTAAATCCAAAATCAACTGATGTTGTTCGGTTGTTTTTATTTGACTTATTTCAGTAATTAAATTGCTATGTGCATCTTTTGCGGGCATAAGCATCACCTCGAGCTAATGGTTATTTTTTTGCGCCTTTAATTTTATTTAAAGCGATTCAAAAACCAAATATTATTCAATATGATCATTTGGTGAATGTATGATGCAATAAATCTGTTTGCAAGGCTTATTTTGAATTCTATGGGATAGATGTATCGGCTTAATGTGGTTTAAAGGGTCGAATCGAACATTAAATGCACATATAGTGATTCTGGCCTGCAATCGATATTTATATTGTCTGATAGTTTTTGAGCTATGCTATATAGCAGTGAATTGTAAATTAATGAGTGTATGAGCGAACATGGAGTGTACTCATGAGCGAAATTAAAGTAGAGCGATTAATTAAAGGTATCCTCGTGCGTGAAGGTGCTGGGGTGAAATTACATCGCTATATAGGCATCGAGAGAAGCAATGATTTTGAGCCTCTTCTCTTACTCGATTATTTCAATAGCACGGATCCTTTGGATTATATGGCTGGGTTTCCCGCTCATCCTCATCGTGGTTTTGAAACAATTACCTATTTGCTCGATGGAGAGATTACCCATGAAGACAATAAGGGGCATAAAGGAGTTATCACTGCGGGAGATGTGCAATGGATGACTGCTGGGAAAGGAATTATTCATTCTGAAATGCCCTCAGCGAATGGTCGATTACATGGTTTTCAATTGTGGTTAAATTTACCTGCATCTGAGAAAATGCGACTTCCTCGCTATCAAGAAATGCGAAGTGAGCAATTACCTGTGGAAACACATGATTCAGGTGGTCAGATTAAAGTAATTGCAGGCGAGACGGATAAGGGGACCATTTCTCCAATTACCGGTATTGCCACTCGACCTTTATTATTTGATATTATCTTGCCACCGGGTGCGAGCATAGAGCAACATATCCCCAATGATTATCAAGCGATTCTTCTGGTTATTTCAGGAACGATTCGCATTGGTGAACAGTTAGTACAACAGGATAC
This sequence is a window from Legionella cherrii. Protein-coding genes within it:
- the hflX gene encoding ribosome rescue GTPase HflX yields the protein MFERPQGGERAVLVQLALPGIDADKALQEFEELALSANADILDCVVGTRATPDAKYYIGKGKAEEITQLVKALDAELVLVNHELSPSQERNLERLFECRVVDRSGLILDIFAQRARTFEGKLQVELAQLQHLSTRLIRGWTHLERQKGGIGLRGPGETQLETDRRLLRERIKYINKRLEKVRSNRDQNRQARRKASLLTVSLVGYTNAGKSTLFNALTGESIYVADQLFATLDPTMRQLNLPGSSSVILTDTVGFIRDLPHQLVEAFRATLEETQQADLLLHVIDISDPHWRDNVFSVQQVLDELGVHDIPILLVFNKIDLKEGYQPKVDYQEGKCKVWISAASNLGLDLLKEAISTQLHGAVLIENVVLKATQAKLRAQLYELGSVLNESHNEDGDWLLKIRITQEQKQRLFVENTSSRTE
- a CDS encoding TlpA disulfide reductase family protein, whose protein sequence is MNSKIKNLFVAFILMSVASLSQADVLLKDTLGKTIPFSSLKGKWVLINYWAGWCKTCIDEIPELNRFYQKHEKDPIVLFAVNYDGLPIHKQKKLIQKFNILYPSLASDPALALGLGDIIGVPVTFVINPKGELVDTLYGGQDIKTLDTAIKKA
- a CDS encoding thymidine kinase, producing the protein MAKLYFYFAAMNAGKSTVLLQSSYNYRERGMNTLLFTPSIDNRYQHGAVHSRIGLSEQAFIFNPDDDLYQHVLAQEKEYACILVDEAQFLTRAQVYQLTEITDQLGIPVLSYGLRTDFRGELFEGSQYLLAWADELVELKTICHCGRKATMNLRLNAHGEVISEGDQVIIGGNDMYSSTCRIHFKQGEPGITRTINEASMERV
- a CDS encoding pirin family protein, giving the protein MSEIKVERLIKGILVREGAGVKLHRYIGIERSNDFEPLLLLDYFNSTDPLDYMAGFPAHPHRGFETITYLLDGEITHEDNKGHKGVITAGDVQWMTAGKGIIHSEMPSANGRLHGFQLWLNLPASEKMRLPRYQEMRSEQLPVETHDSGGQIKVIAGETDKGTISPITGIATRPLLFDIILPPGASIEQHIPNDYQAILLVISGTIRIGEQLVQQDTLAKLGAGDTLLLKSDTASQCILIAAARIHEPITRHGPFVMNTQEEIIQAMDDFRSGRF